TCAGCTTCTCGATAGCCAGGCACCAGGCGTGCTCCTGGTTCATCGGGGCGACGTAATCCAGCCGGTCGAAATAGGGCAGGTTCTGCAGGTAGGTCCGGCTTTCCATCAGCTTCTCGGTGCCGCGATGGAGCAGGCCGATATGCGGATCGGCGCGCTCGACGATCTCGCCGCCCAACTCAAGGACAAGGCGCAAAACGCCATGCGCAGCAGGGTGTTGCGGTCCGAAATTGATGTTGAAGTTGCGGATGCGCTGTTCGTCCGAACGCGCGTCGCTGAACGCGTTGTCCTTCATCTCACACCCCCACCCGTTGCGATTGCCACTCTGCCGGCAGACGCCCCAGCCGCTCGGCCACGAAGTCGTATTGCGGCGCGAGCCACGCCGCCGCCGCGGCCCGTTGCACGGCCGTCATCGACAGGTCCGGACCGGCATGCACCCGCACCTGCAACGCAGCCGCACGGGGACCGACCCCCAGAAAACCGCACAGCCGGTCGACCGCGCTCTGCGAGAACAGTTCTTCGTAGAAGCCAAGGAACAGGCGCGACGGATCGATCGCGTCCCAAAGCCGGGACAGCACGGCGCGGTAATCGCCCCGCGCGGCGATATGCGCTTCTCCCCCCTTGAGAACGCGCGCGAGAATACGCCGGGCACGCGGCCCCAAGGCCTCGCCGGGGGCGGCGCGGCGGTGCGCGATCATGCGCACATGGCTCCAAAGCCGCGCGACCGGGTCGCGCAGCAGGTAGACGAAGCGCACATCGGATGCCATGGCGGCCATCAGCCTCAGACGCGCCGCCGGCAACAGCGCATAGGCGGGCGTGATGTCGGCGACAAGGCGCCGTTCCCCGCGCCCCGCGCCGAGATAGTCCAGATAGGCGGCCTCGTCCCCCCGCGCCAGCGCCGCCGACCAGTCCGCCATGTCCTTGAGCCGCCGGGCACGCGCTTCGGCGCGCACGCGGTCCGCGGGAACTGGGCGGGCGGCCAACGCCGCACGCGCGCGGTCGATCTCGTCGCGGGCACGGTGCAGCCGCCCCGCCTCGAGCGCGTCGAAGTAATGCAACTCCTTGATGGCGCGCAGGTGGCACTCGGGATGCGCCTCTAGATAGCGGTAAAGCCAACTCGTGCCCGCCTTGGTGGCCCCGAGACCAAAGAGAAGGGTGGCTTGGGTCATCCCTGGCCCTTGGCCTCCTCTCCCTTGTCGTCGCCGGGAAGGATGTATTCGGCCCCTTCCCACGGACTCATAAAATCGAAGAGCCGGTATTCCTGCGTCAGCTTGACCGGCTCGTAGACGACCCGCTTCTGGGTCTCGGAATAGCGCACCTCGGTATACCCGGTGGTCGGGAAGTCCTTGCGCATCGGGTGCCCGCGAAAGCCGTAATCGGTGAGCAGGCGCCGCAGGTCCGGGTGGCCCGAGAAGATGATGCCGAACATGTCGAACACCTCGCGCTCGAACCAGTTGGCCGAGGGGTGGATCGACACGATCGACGGGATCATCTCATCCTCGCGGACCGCGCATTTCACCCGGATGCGCTGGTTCTGGTACATCGACAGGAAATGGTAGACCACGTCGAACCGCGCCTCGCGCTGGGGATAGTCGACGGCGGTGATGTCGACCAGCGTCGAGAAGCGGCAGGTGGCGTCGGCGCGCAGGAACTCTGCCAGACCGACGATCCGGCTGGGCGCGACCGTCACGTTCAACTCGTGCTGCGCCACCTCCCACGAGATCACGCAGTCCGGGCGGCGGGCCTGGATATGGGCCCCGAGTTCGTTAAGCGCCTCGTCCATGGCTTACCTCACGATCGTCCCGGTGCGCCGGATCTTCCGCTGAAGCTGCAGGATGCCGTAGAGCAGCGCCTCGGCGGTCGGCGGGCAGCCGGGCACGTAGATGTCCACGGGCACGATCCGGTCGCAGCCGCGCACCACGGAATAGCTGTAGTGGTAGTAGCCCCCGCCATTGGCGCAGGAGCCCATCGAGATCACGTAGCGCGGCTCGGGCATCTGGTCGTAGACCTTGCGCAGCGCCGGCGCCATCTTGTTGGTCAGGGTGCCGGCCACGATCATCAGATCGGACTGGCGCGGGCTTGCGCGCGGCGCGGTGCCGAAGCGTTCCAGGTCATAGCGCGGCATCGAGGTGTGCATCATCTCGACCGCGCAGCAGGCCAGTCCGAAGGTCATCCAGTGCAGCGACCCCGTGCGCGCCCAGTTGATGATGTCGGACGTCGAAGTCACCAGGAAGCCGCGGTCCTGCAACTCGGCGTTCAGCGCCTGGGTCGCGTGCTCGGAATCGGCGCCGGCGGTGGTAGGGTTGGTCGTCACTCCCATTCCAGCGCCCCCTTCTTCCATTCATAGGCGAAGCCGACGGTCAGGACAGCGAGGAACACCATCATCGACCAGAATCCCACCATCCCGATCGTGCCGAAGGACACCGCCCAGGGAAACAGGAAGGCGATCTCGAGGTCGAAGATAATGAACAGAATCGCCACGAGGTAGAACCGGATATCGAAGGTCATGCGCGCGTCGTCGAAGGCGTTGAACCCGCATTCATAGGCCGACAATTTTTCCGGGTCCGGGTTGCGCACCGCGATCACCACGGCCGACAGCATCAGGAGTAGGCCGAGGCCGATCGCCATGCCGAAGAAGATGGCGACAGGGAGGTAGTTGCTCAGAAGCTCATCCACCGGGTTCTCCCTTCCGTCGTTTCCCGCGCATTCTTGTATCTCGCGCGCGTGTTTTCTTCTACCGACGTTAGCCGGGCGGCCGGTGCCGGGTCAACACGACACCGGACCGGCGTGTCGCCCTTCTGTTATCGCGGCCAGACTGAAATGTATACGGTCGTGCGCATTGAAAAGGCGCCGGACTGTCGCAGTGATGCAAATGTTTGAAAAACAAGGCGGTCCTCTCGCGATGTTGATCGGCAAGTCGGGCGCAGGTTCGCGTCTTCAGCCCCCCGAAGCGGGAGCCCATCGCGGGGTGCGGCGCGCGAAGAAGGCCGCGATTCCCTCCTCCGCTTCATCGCTTTCCCAGGCCGCGACGAGCCGGCGGATGCTGTCCTCGATCACCCCCTCGTCGATCCGCGGCCCGAGGCTGCGGAGCTGCGCCTTGGCAAGGGCCACCGCGCCCGGCGCGCAGGCCATATAGGGCGCGACCTCGGCCTCGGTGGCGGCATCGAGTTCGGACTCGGGCACCGCGCGGCCCAGAAGGCCCATCGCCACCGCCTCGCCGGCATCGAAACGCCGGCCCGACAGGAACACCCGCCGCGCCGCCGGCTCGCCGATGCGGGCTACCAAGTAAGGGCCGATGGTTGCCGGGAGCAGCCCCAGCCGGGTCTCGGTCAGGGCGAAACGCGCGGTGTTTACGCCGACCGCCACGTCGCAGACCGAGATCAGCCCCACCCCGCCGCCGAAGGCCTGGCCTTGGATACGCCCGATCAGCGGCTTCGGCAGCGTGTTGAGCGCCTGCAGCATCATGGCAAGCCGCCCCGCGCCCGTGGCACGGGCCTCGGCATCGGCGTCCATCTGGGCCTTCATCCAGGCCAGATCGCCCCCCGCGCAGAAACTGGCGCCGTTGCCGGTCAGCACGACGGCGCGCACCTCCGGGTCGGCGCCCAGGCGGTCCGCGACCTTGTGAAGCCCCGCGATCAGGTCCTCGGACAGCGCATTGTGCTTGTCCACACGGTTCAGCGTGACCCGCGCCACGCCGCGCTCGTCGATCCGCACTCCCAGTTCTTCACGCATCGCTGTCGCTCCTGTCTTCCGTCCGCATCCCCCGCGCCGTATCGGCGGCCTGCGCGATCACGCCGCGATCCAGCCCGGTGTCGTAGCCCAGCGCCGCCAGCCAAGCGGCCACGGCCTCGGTCGCAACGTTCCCGGTCGCGTTCCTGGCATAGGGACAACCGCCGAGCCCGCCGACCGCGGCGTCGAACACCCGCAGGCCGAACTCCAGAGAAGCCTCGATGTTGTCGAGCGCCCGGCCGGCGGTATCGTGGTAATGCCCCGCCAGCCGCCCCGCCGGTACGACGTCCAGCACCGTGCGCAACATCGCCGAGACCGTCTCCGGCGTGCCCTGCCCGATCGTGTCGCCGAGGCTGATCTCGTAGCAGCCCAGCGCCAGCAGCGCCTCGGCCACCTCGGCCACCTTTTCGGGCGGCGTCGGCCCGTCATAGGGGCAATCGGTCACGCAGGAGATGTAGCCGCGCACGGGGATTCCGTCCGTCCGCGCGGCCTCGGCCACGGGGGCGAAGCGGTCGAGGCTCTCGGCGATGGTGGCGTTGATGTTGGCGCGGCTGAAACCTTCCGACGCCGCACCGAAAATCGCCACCTCGTCGGCCCCCGCGGCGCGGGCGCGGTCATAGCCCTTCATGTTGGGGGTCAGCGCGGCATAGCGCACACCCGATGCGCGTGTGATGCCCGCCAGCACCTCGGCAGCGTCGGCCATCTGCGGCACCCATTTCGGGGAGACGAAGCTTACCACCTCGATCCGGCTGAACCCCGCCCGCGACAGCGTGTCGATCAGCGCGATCTTGTCGGCGGTAGGGATCGGGCGTTTCTCGTTCTGCAACCCGTCGCGGGGGCCGACCTCGAAGATCTCGACCCGCTCAGGCATCGGGCGGCCCGTAGAAATCGCGGGTGTAGATCTCGGGCGTGCCGTCCTCTTCCATCGCTTTCTGGAACGCGGGGCGCGCGGCGAGCCTTTCGTAATAGGCCTCC
This genomic window from Rhodovulum sp. ES.010 contains:
- a CDS encoding crotonase/enoyl-CoA hydratase family protein, which codes for MREELGVRIDERGVARVTLNRVDKHNALSEDLIAGLHKVADRLGADPEVRAVVLTGNGASFCAGGDLAWMKAQMDADAEARATGAGRLAMMLQALNTLPKPLIGRIQGQAFGGGVGLISVCDVAVGVNTARFALTETRLGLLPATIGPYLVARIGEPAARRVFLSGRRFDAGEAVAMGLLGRAVPESELDAATEAEVAPYMACAPGAVALAKAQLRSLGPRIDEGVIEDSIRRLVAAWESDEAEEGIAAFFARRTPRWAPASGG
- a CDS encoding hydroxymethylglutaryl-CoA lyase — translated: MPERVEIFEVGPRDGLQNEKRPIPTADKIALIDTLSRAGFSRIEVVSFVSPKWVPQMADAAEVLAGITRASGVRYAALTPNMKGYDRARAAGADEVAIFGAASEGFSRANINATIAESLDRFAPVAEAARTDGIPVRGYISCVTDCPYDGPTPPEKVAEVAEALLALGCYEISLGDTIGQGTPETVSAMLRTVLDVVPAGRLAGHYHDTAGRALDNIEASLEFGLRVFDAAVGGLGGCPYARNATGNVATEAVAAWLAALGYDTGLDRGVIAQAADTARGMRTEDRSDSDA
- a CDS encoding NADH-quinone oxidoreductase subunit C yields the protein MDEALNELGAHIQARRPDCVISWEVAQHELNVTVAPSRIVGLAEFLRADATCRFSTLVDITAVDYPQREARFDVVYHFLSMYQNQRIRVKCAVREDEMIPSIVSIHPSANWFEREVFDMFGIIFSGHPDLRRLLTDYGFRGHPMRKDFPTTGYTEVRYSETQKRVVYEPVKLTQEYRLFDFMSPWEGAEYILPGDDKGEEAKGQG
- a CDS encoding NADH-quinone oxidoreductase subunit A; translation: MAIGLGLLLMLSAVVIAVRNPDPEKLSAYECGFNAFDDARMTFDIRFYLVAILFIIFDLEIAFLFPWAVSFGTIGMVGFWSMMVFLAVLTVGFAYEWKKGALEWE
- a CDS encoding NADH-quinone oxidoreductase subunit B family protein gives rise to the protein MGVTTNPTTAGADSEHATQALNAELQDRGFLVTSTSDIINWARTGSLHWMTFGLACCAVEMMHTSMPRYDLERFGTAPRASPRQSDLMIVAGTLTNKMAPALRKVYDQMPEPRYVISMGSCANGGGYYHYSYSVVRGCDRIVPVDIYVPGCPPTAEALLYGILQLQRKIRRTGTIVR
- a CDS encoding sulfotransferase; translation: MTQATLLFGLGATKAGTSWLYRYLEAHPECHLRAIKELHYFDALEAGRLHRARDEIDRARAALAARPVPADRVRAEARARRLKDMADWSAALARGDEAAYLDYLGAGRGERRLVADITPAYALLPAARLRLMAAMASDVRFVYLLRDPVARLWSHVRMIAHRRAAPGEALGPRARRILARVLKGGEAHIAARGDYRAVLSRLWDAIDPSRLFLGFYEELFSQSAVDRLCGFLGVGPRAAALQVRVHAGPDLSMTAVQRAAAAAWLAPQYDFVAERLGRLPAEWQSQRVGV